In Terriglobia bacterium, one genomic interval encodes:
- a CDS encoding long-chain fatty acid--CoA ligase, with the protein MTYGTLPSRFLNAVDSMPNPRAQLVRREARWEATSSAEFLRCVAGLCAALVELGVKPGDRVGLFTPNRPEWHIADFAITGAGGVNVPIYFNESAERMTYILNHSGAKVVIVAGAAQVQKLLAVRAQLQEVEQVIVADGGGELPAECLRYETLIASAGDHEIAGYRLHASQVLPGQLASLIYTSGTTGEPKGVMLSHTNFCSNATDACVAFDLQAGVDVALSFLPLSHVFGRLLDYVYLFNGVTVAYVEQMENVPQALVEVRPTVLAAVPRFFEKIYARLMEQGGHARGIKRNLFRWAMHVASHAVAWRTVGRDPGLGVRLQWTLADKIVYSRIRAATGGRLRIAFSGGAPLSKDLAEFFWSVGVPIYQGYGLTETSPIVSSNYPVNRIGSSGKLIPHVQVRIAEDGEILVHGPCVMQGYYKDAQATREVLSEDGWFATGDIGFLDADGYLFITDRKKDLLKTAAGKFVAPQPIENKLKTSPCILNAMVVGDQRKFVVALIVPNFQSVAALAREQGKSFASAAELVADPWVHTLIETEVQRLTANLAQYETIKRFALLPEDFTFQNGGLTYTMKLKRRVVEQQFRDVIDRLYADVAEPRPIYQE; encoded by the coding sequence ATGACCTACGGCACGCTGCCTTCGCGCTTTCTCAATGCCGTGGATTCCATGCCGAATCCGCGCGCGCAACTCGTGCGCCGCGAGGCCCGCTGGGAGGCCACCTCCTCGGCGGAGTTCCTGCGCTGCGTCGCCGGTCTGTGCGCCGCGCTGGTCGAGCTGGGCGTGAAGCCCGGCGACCGCGTCGGCCTCTTCACTCCCAACCGCCCCGAATGGCACATCGCCGATTTCGCCATCACCGGGGCCGGCGGCGTCAACGTCCCCATCTACTTCAACGAATCCGCCGAGCGCATGACCTACATCCTCAACCATTCCGGCGCGAAGGTCGTCATCGTGGCCGGCGCCGCGCAAGTGCAGAAGCTTCTCGCCGTCCGCGCGCAGCTCCAGGAAGTCGAGCAGGTCATCGTCGCCGACGGCGGCGGGGAGCTCCCCGCGGAATGCCTGCGCTACGAAACGCTCATTGCCTCCGCCGGCGACCATGAGATCGCCGGCTACCGCTTGCACGCCTCGCAGGTCTTGCCCGGCCAGCTCGCTTCGCTCATCTACACCTCGGGCACCACCGGCGAGCCCAAGGGCGTCATGCTCTCGCACACCAATTTCTGCTCCAACGCCACCGATGCCTGCGTTGCCTTCGATCTCCAGGCCGGGGTGGATGTCGCGCTCTCCTTCCTCCCGCTCTCGCACGTTTTCGGCCGGCTCCTGGATTACGTCTATCTCTTTAACGGCGTCACCGTGGCCTATGTCGAGCAGATGGAAAACGTTCCGCAGGCCCTCGTGGAGGTACGGCCCACGGTGCTGGCCGCGGTGCCGCGCTTTTTCGAAAAAATCTATGCCCGGCTTATGGAGCAGGGCGGCCATGCGCGGGGAATCAAGCGCAACCTGTTCCGCTGGGCCATGCACGTCGCCAGCCACGCCGTGGCCTGGCGCACCGTGGGACGCGACCCCGGCCTGGGCGTGCGCCTGCAGTGGACGCTCGCCGACAAAATCGTCTACTCCAGGATCCGCGCCGCCACCGGCGGGCGCCTGCGCATCGCTTTTTCCGGCGGCGCCCCGCTTTCCAAGGATCTCGCGGAATTCTTCTGGTCCGTCGGCGTGCCCATCTACCAGGGCTACGGCCTCACGGAGACTTCGCCCATCGTTTCCAGCAACTATCCGGTGAACCGCATCGGCAGCTCCGGCAAGCTTATCCCGCATGTGCAGGTGCGCATCGCCGAGGACGGCGAAATCCTGGTCCACGGCCCCTGCGTCATGCAGGGCTACTACAAGGACGCGCAGGCCACGCGCGAAGTCCTCAGCGAAGACGGCTGGTTCGCCACCGGCGACATCGGCTTCCTCGACGCCGACGGCTACCTCTTCATCACCGACCGCAAGAAGGACCTGCTGAAGACCGCGGCCGGAAAATTCGTGGCCCCGCAGCCCATCGAGAACAAGCTGAAGACCAGCCCGTGCATCCTCAACGCCATGGTCGTGGGCGACCAGCGCAAATTCGTCGTGGCCCTGATCGTGCCCAATTTCCAATCCGTCGCCGCGCTGGCCCGCGAGCAGGGCAAATCCTTCGCCTCCGCCGCCGAATTGGTTGCCGACCCCTGGGTGCACACCCTCATCGAAACCGAGGTGCAGCGCCTTACCGCCAACCTCGCGCAGTACGAAACCATCAAGCGCTTCGCCCTGCTCCCCGAAGACTTCACCTTCCAGAACGGCGGCCTCACCTACACCATGAAGCTCAAGCGCCGCGTCGTCGAGCAGCAGTTCCGCGACGTCATCGACCGCCTCTACGCCGACGTCGCCGAGCCCCGCCCCATCTATCAGGAATAA